The window GGCGGCAGGTCCACCTTCACCGTCAGCACGCCCTCGGGGTCGAAGCCGGGCTTGGCCCGTTGCAGGTGCACGAAGCTGCGCAGCAACAACCCCGCGCACACCAGCAGCAGCACCGCCAGCGCCGTCTCCGCCACGACGAGCACGGAGCGCGTGCGGTGCCCCTGCGCGCCGCCACCCCCGCCGCCCACCACCCGCTTCAACCCACGAACCAGGTCCAGCCGCCCCGCCTGGAGCGCGGGCACCAGCCCGAACAGCAGTGTGGTCAGCACGGCCAGTCCCGCGGTGAAGGCCAGCACCGGGCCATCCAGCGACACCTCTTCGATGCGGGGAATGTCCTGAGGCCCCCACGTGGCCAGCGCATCCAGCGCCCACATCGCCACCAGCAACCCCACAGCCGCGCCCAGACCCGCGAGCACGCCGCACTCCACCAACAGCTCGCGCGCGATGCGGCCACGGCTCGCGCCCAGGGCGATGCGCACGGAGACTTCCCCCTCACGCGAGGCTGCCCGCGCCAGGAGCAGGTGCGTGAGGTTCGCGCACGCGATGAGCAACACCAACCCCACCGCGCCCAGCATCAACAGGAGCGACGGACGGACGTTGCCCACCAGCACGTCGCGCAGCGGCTCCACGCGCGCATCCTTGCCCTCGTTCGTCTGGGGGTACTGCCCCGCGAGACGGTGGGCGATGGCGGAGAGCTCGGTGCGCGCGGACTCCAGCGCCACGTCCGGGCCCAGGCGGCCATACACCTCCAGCCAGTGCGCCCCGCGCCCCTCGGGCTTCGTCATGCCCTCTTCCCAGAGCAGCGGGCTCCACAGCTCCGAGCGTGCGGGGAAGTCGAAGCCCGGCGCCATCACCCCCACCACGGTCCACGGCTCCGGAGCGCCCAGGTCCACCGAGCGCCCCAGCACGGCGGCGCTCCCGCCGAAGCGCCGCTGCCACAGCGCATGGGAAATCACCGCCACCTTCGGAGCGCCGGGCCGGACGTCATCGGGGTGAAGCGCGCGCCCCAACTGCACGCGAGCGCCCAGCATCGGGAAGAAGTCGCCCGTCACCATCCCCGCCTGCACCTTCTCCGGCAAGGTGTCCGCGCTGTCCGCCGCCAGCGTCACCGCCACGGGCGCCACCGCGGACAGGCCCTTCAGCGTGCGGCTCTGCTCCCGCAGGTCCATGAAGTCCAGCACGGAGGTGGGCCCCGGCCCCTGCGTCCTCAGGCTGTACATGCGCACCAGACGGGCGTCGTCGTGCATGGGCAGCGGCCGCAGCAACACGGCATTCACCACGCTGAAGATGGAGACGTTGGCGCCAATCCCAAGCGCGAGCGTGGCCACCGCGACCAGCGTGAAGGTGGGACTGCCACGAAGCCGGCGCAGCGCGAAGCGGAGGTCCTGGCCAAGGGTCATCGTCATGTCCAGGACGCCCGAGCATGCCGCGTGCCACACCGGCGTACAGGCCATCTGGACGAAGCGAGAAGCCCGGTTGCACGGGAATGGGAATCGGAGTCCCGCATCCGGACATCCCGCGCGCTTCCGCGTGTCGTTTCTCGCACCCCGTCCAGCGTCCGCGGTTATCCCTCCGCCATTCCCGACTGAAGGAGCCGCGATGAGCCCGCACCGAACGAACGAAGCCCTCCAGAAGCTGGGCATCCAACACCCCATCATCCAGGGCCCCTTCGGAGGCGGACTCTCCACCGAACGACTCGCGGCGGCGGTGTCGAATCTCGGAGGGCTGGGCTCGTATGGGGCGTATCAGCTCCCGCCCGAGGAGCTTGGCCGCGTGGCGGACCGGATTCGGGCGCTGACGGACAAGCCCTTCGCGCTGAACCTCTGGGTCTCCGACCATGACGCTGGCGGAGACGCACTCAGCCCTGAGGATTTCGACCGCGTCTACCGACTCTTCGAGCCGTACTACCGCGAGCTCGGCGTGGAGAAGCCCGCCATGCCCGAGCGCTTCCACCACCGCTTCGAGGACCAGGTAGAGGCGCTGCTCGAAGCCCGTCCCCCCATCTTCAGCTTCGTGTTCGGCGTGCCCCCCGCCTCGGTCCTGGCGGAGTGTCGGCGCAAGGGCATCCTCACCGCCGGCGCGGCCACCACGCTGGCCGAAGCCGAGGCCCTGGACGCGGCGGGCGTCGACCTCATCGTGGCCACGGGCTTCGAGGCGGGCGGACACCGTCCTTCATTCCTCGCGCGCGCCGAGGACTCGCTGATGGGGACGCTGGCCCTCACGCCGCTCGTCGCCGACCGCGTGAAGGTGCCCGTCATCGCGGCGGGAGGCATCGCGGATGGCCGAGGCATTCGCGCCGCGCTCACACTGGGTGCCCAGGCCGCGCAACTGGGAACGGCGTTCCTTGCCTGCGAGGAATCGGGAACGACGGACGCCCACCGCGAGCTCCTCTTCAGCGACCGCGCGAAGCACACCACCTTGACGAGGTCCTTCACGGGCCGGCTCGCGCGAGGCATGCGCAATCGTTGGACTGAGGAGGTGGCCCATCAACTGTCAGCGCTCGCGCCCTTCCCCATCCAAGGTTGGTTCCTGTCGAAGCTCAAGCCCGCGGCCGTCAAGGCGGGCCGCACGGACCTCGTGTCGCTCTGGGCAGGTCAGGCCACGCCCAACCTGCGGCACCGGACCGTGCCCGCCCTGATGGACTCCCTCATCAAGGAGCTCTCGGCTTCGTGACGCGGCGCACCCTCCATCCTTTCGAGCGCGCGGCAACGGCCCGCACGCCCGGCTGGAGTCCAGGAGGACCGGCGCCACTGCATCCCGCGCACGCACGGGCATGGCCAACGTGAGGAGATGTCCCCTGCGGGGGACTTCAAGGAGCCTCGCCCATGGCCCAATCGGACACGCCGGTCCGCCTCGACGTCTGGAGCGATTACGTCTGCCCCTTCTGTTACCTCGAGCTTCCCGTCCTCGAGCAGTTGCATGCCCGGCTGGGCTCGGCGCTCGACATCCACTGGCGCGCGTTCGAGCTGCGTCCGGTGCCCGCGCGACCGCTCGCCCCGGTGAGTGAGCCCCCTCGGTCGGCCTGGGCCCGCTCCGTCTACCCGTTGGCCGAGCAGCGGGGCCTGACGATGAGGCCGCCGCCGGTGCAACCGAAGAGCCGGCTGGCGCTCGAAGCCGCCGAGTTCGCCAAGGACGCTGGGTCCTTCTCCCCGTTCCATGAGGCCCTCTTCCGTGCCTTCTTCGCGGACGGCCAGGACATCGGGGACCTGCGCGTGCTGGGGGCGCTGGCGGAGGACGTAGGCATGGACCGCGAGTCCATGACACGCGCACTGGAGGCGGGCCGGTACACCGCGCGCGTGCTCGCCGACGAGGAGGAGGCACAACGGCTGGGGATCCGCGGCGTCCCGGCCATGCGGCTCGCGGGCAATGGGCCCGTGCTCCTGCTGACCGGCGCTCAGCCGGAAGAAGCCGTTCGCGCCGCCTTCGCGCGCGTCCGGCCGGGCCCCTCCCTGAGTGCCGTGCACTGAGCGCGCGGCCACCGCCGTCCTGGCGGGAGCACTTCGCGCCGAATAGGGTGCCGGCATGGAGCACCGCCCGACCCTTGTCTTCGCTGATGGCGCCTGTTCAGGAAACCCTGGCCCGGGTGGCTGGGGGAGCATCATCGTCACGCCCGACGGGCTGGTGACGGAGCTGGGCGGACACGAGCCGGAGACCACCAACAACCGGATGGAGCTGACGGCCGTGGGCAAGGCCCTGCGCCACCTGGAGCGCGCGCCGGGCCCCATCCACATCCACACGGACTCCACGTATGTGATTCAGGGAGCTACCAAGTGGGCGTTCGGCTGGAGCCGGCGCGGGTGGAAGACGGCCGAGGGTGGCGAGGTCGCCAACGCCATCTATTGGAAACGGCTGATGGCGCTCCTGGCGCAGCGCAAGGAGAGCCATGCCGCCGAGGCCGCCGCCGTCGCGTGGTTCTACATCCGGGGCCACGTGGGCGTTCCCGGCAACGAGCGTGTGGACGCCATCGCCGTGGCCTATTCCAAGGGGCGTGACGCGAGGCTCTACACCGGCCCGCTCCACGGCTACGGCGTGGCGGTGCACGACCTGCCGGAGGACATGTCACTGCCTCCAGAGAAGCCCAAGGAACAGCGGGAGGCAGCGGCCAAGGCCTACTCCTACCTGAGCCAGGTGGGCAGCTCCGTGAAGCGCCACGCCTCCTGGGCCGCGTGTGAGCGCCGGGTAAAAGGTGTGTCCGGCGCCCGTTTCAAGAAGACAAAGAGCGCGTTGGATGAAGCCAAAGTGCTGGAGGACTGGGGCTTCAAGGGACAGGACGTCCCGTCGGAAGACTGAGGCAGCCCCTCCAAGCCCATTGCCCCGCCGGTCCATTGCGCCTATGGGTCGGTGCCACTCCCATCCCGCGAGGACGCAGCATGGCTCAAGAGCCTCTCCATATCGCCTCGGAGTTCCCGGCCCCGTCGGTGGAAGACTGGCGCCGGCTCGTGGACAAGGACCTGAAGGGCAAGCCCTTCACCGCGCTCCAGTCGCAGTTGGAAGGCGGCCTATCGCTCCAGCCGCTCTACACGCAGCAGGATGCCGCCGTCGCGCCGCCCGGCGTGGCCCCCTACGTGCGCGGCACCCAGGCCCTGGGCCTCACCGAGGGTGGATGGCTGGTGTGCCAGGAGTACAGCGAGCCAGACGTGACGCAGGCCGCCGAGGCCATCCGCACGGACCTGGACCGGGGCGGCTGGGGCGTGTGGCTCCACCTGGGCGACACGCACGGCGTTCGCGTACCGGATGCCGAGGCGCTGCGGCGGCTGCTCGCCCATGCGCCACTGGACACGACGCCCGTCCACCTGGAGCCCGAGTCCGACCCGCTGGCCGCCGCCCAGCGCCTGCTCCACGTCGCGGAGCAGACGGGCGTGTCCCGCGCGGCGCTGAAGGGCAGCCTCGGCGTGGATCCGCTCGGCATCCTGGCCCGTACGGGCTCGCTGCCCATGGGGCTGGACGCGACGCTTTCCCAGGCCGCGCCCCTGGTCACCTCGCTGCGTGAAGCCGCGCCCGGCCTCCGGGTGCTGCTCGTGTCCACGCGCGCCTACGCGGACGCGGGCGCCACATCGGTGCACGAGCTGGCCTGGGCCATCGCCACGGGCGTGGCGTACCTGCGCGGACTGGAGCGCGCGGGCGTCTCCCCCGACGTCGCGGCGCGCTCCGTCCAGTTCGCCATGTCCGTGGGGGGACAGTTCTTCCCGGAGATTGCCCGGCTGCGCGCGGCGAGGCTCTTGTGGTCCAAGGCCGTGGCGGCCTGTGGCGGCTCGCCGGAGGCCCAGGCCATGGTGCTGCACGCGCGCACCGCGAGCACCACGAAGACGCAGCGGGACCCGTGGGTGAACATCCTCCGCGCCACCGCGGAGTCCTTCGCCGCCGTCGTCGGTGGCGCGGACAGCGTCAGCA is drawn from Myxococcus xanthus and contains these coding sequences:
- a CDS encoding NAD(P)H-dependent flavin oxidoreductase, with protein sequence MSPHRTNEALQKLGIQHPIIQGPFGGGLSTERLAAAVSNLGGLGSYGAYQLPPEELGRVADRIRALTDKPFALNLWVSDHDAGGDALSPEDFDRVYRLFEPYYRELGVEKPAMPERFHHRFEDQVEALLEARPPIFSFVFGVPPASVLAECRRKGILTAGAATTLAEAEALDAAGVDLIVATGFEAGGHRPSFLARAEDSLMGTLALTPLVADRVKVPVIAAGGIADGRGIRAALTLGAQAAQLGTAFLACEESGTTDAHRELLFSDRAKHTTLTRSFTGRLARGMRNRWTEEVAHQLSALAPFPIQGWFLSKLKPAAVKAGRTDLVSLWAGQATPNLRHRTVPALMDSLIKELSAS
- a CDS encoding DsbA family oxidoreductase yields the protein MAQSDTPVRLDVWSDYVCPFCYLELPVLEQLHARLGSALDIHWRAFELRPVPARPLAPVSEPPRSAWARSVYPLAEQRGLTMRPPPVQPKSRLALEAAEFAKDAGSFSPFHEALFRAFFADGQDIGDLRVLGALAEDVGMDRESMTRALEAGRYTARVLADEEEAQRLGIRGVPAMRLAGNGPVLLLTGAQPEEAVRAAFARVRPGPSLSAVH
- a CDS encoding methylmalonyl-CoA mutase family protein, which gives rise to MAQEPLHIASEFPAPSVEDWRRLVDKDLKGKPFTALQSQLEGGLSLQPLYTQQDAAVAPPGVAPYVRGTQALGLTEGGWLVCQEYSEPDVTQAAEAIRTDLDRGGWGVWLHLGDTHGVRVPDAEALRRLLAHAPLDTTPVHLEPESDPLAAAQRLLHVAEQTGVSRAALKGSLGVDPLGILARTGSLPMGLDATLSQAAPLVTSLREAAPGLRVLLVSTRAYADAGATSVHELAWAIATGVAYLRGLERAGVSPDVAARSVQFAMSVGGQFFPEIARLRAARLLWSKAVAACGGSPEAQAMVLHARTASTTKTQRDPWVNILRATAESFAAVVGGADSVSTSPFDEALGTPDASARRLARNTQLILRDESSLNRVADPAGGSYYLEQLTQDIARAAWTELRRIEALGRMEQALTSGDVARVLAETRAARDKAVRTRRLPIVGVSEFPHLGETPVQRKSRAEASTAPATSGPLPLRPARVAEPFEALRDASDRHLAAHGARPKAFLASLGTVAEHTTRSTWTANVLAAGGIEPADQHGFADIADAVARFQASGAPLAVISGPDALYPEWVPALTAALKSKGARAVAVAGRPGDHEAAFRAAGVDVFFYAGADLFALLSSLHQQLGVA
- a CDS encoding ABC transporter permease; this translates as MTMTLGQDLRFALRRLRGSPTFTLVAVATLALGIGANVSIFSVVNAVLLRPLPMHDDARLVRMYSLRTQGPGPTSVLDFMDLREQSRTLKGLSAVAPVAVTLAADSADTLPEKVQAGMVTGDFFPMLGARVQLGRALHPDDVRPGAPKVAVISHALWQRRFGGSAAVLGRSVDLGAPEPWTVVGVMAPGFDFPARSELWSPLLWEEGMTKPEGRGAHWLEVYGRLGPDVALESARTELSAIAHRLAGQYPQTNEGKDARVEPLRDVLVGNVRPSLLLMLGAVGLVLLIACANLTHLLLARAASREGEVSVRIALGASRGRIARELLVECGVLAGLGAAVGLLVAMWALDALATWGPQDIPRIEEVSLDGPVLAFTAGLAVLTTLLFGLVPALQAGRLDLVRGLKRVVGGGGGGAQGHRTRSVLVVAETALAVLLLVCAGLLLRSFVHLQRAKPGFDPEGVLTVKVDLPPLHYGFGTAAPAAFYDTLLERLRALPGVEQVGAVNGLPLDGARWTVPVKDPMRPVPEGTEPWQASVRIVTPGALEALRVKVLQGRGISAADQGAGGRAVLVNAAAARRFWPGEEPLGRTLDTGMDWGSGAMGGRVVGVVDDVALEGLGAPSLPEVYVPYVQARTTSMVVLLRTKGAPLDLAPAARAEIRALDASLAPGSVRTLASVVDRTVAPLRFYLLLAGAFAALAMVLSAVGLYGVVAYAVLQRTRELGIRMALGARQAQVLGLVLGRYLGLTACGLLIGLGLAVATSRGLTHLLSGVRPTDPLTYVAVAAVLLAVAVLAVLLPARRAARVSPAVALRAD
- a CDS encoding RNase H family protein; amino-acid sequence: MEHRPTLVFADGACSGNPGPGGWGSIIVTPDGLVTELGGHEPETTNNRMELTAVGKALRHLERAPGPIHIHTDSTYVIQGATKWAFGWSRRGWKTAEGGEVANAIYWKRLMALLAQRKESHAAEAAAVAWFYIRGHVGVPGNERVDAIAVAYSKGRDARLYTGPLHGYGVAVHDLPEDMSLPPEKPKEQREAAAKAYSYLSQVGSSVKRHASWAACERRVKGVSGARFKKTKSALDEAKVLEDWGFKGQDVPSED